In the Pseudanabaena sp. PCC 7367 genome, one interval contains:
- a CDS encoding aspartate ammonia-lyase, with product MTAYRTEKDSMGELEIPTTAYYGIQTARAIANFGISGIKPLSTYVDAGITIKKATATVNAQLDCIPKDMAAAIAQACDEILAGQLRDQFVVDVYQAGAGTSHHMNLNEVLANRALEIIGDRKGNYDRISPNDHVNYGQSTNDVIPTAIRIGGLMALQRSLYPALDRLIEQLDKKAHEFKDVIKSGRTHLQDAVPVRLGEEFAAYAQIMRDHLRRINLAAEDLTYLGLGGSASGTGLNTHPEYCDRVAAKLSELTGFPLQPAPHLMAAMQSMSPFVHVSSALRNLAQDTIKIANDLRLMDSGPKTGLKEIQLPPVQPGSSIMPGKYNPVIAEMINMVGFQVIGYDTAIAVAAQAGQLELNVMMPLIAYDLIHSIEILGNALLALADKCVAGITTNRDRCLDYAEGSLSLVTALNNHIGYLNSADIAKESLATGKSLRQIVLERGLMTEVQLAEVLDLEKMSQIVRRSQT from the coding sequence ATGACTGCCTACCGCACTGAAAAAGACTCAATGGGGGAGCTTGAGATCCCCACCACCGCCTACTATGGCATTCAGACCGCCAGGGCGATCGCCAACTTTGGGATCAGCGGCATCAAGCCCTTGAGTACCTATGTAGACGCTGGCATCACAATCAAAAAGGCCACCGCCACGGTTAACGCCCAGCTAGATTGCATTCCCAAAGATATGGCCGCCGCGATCGCTCAAGCCTGTGATGAAATCCTGGCCGGACAACTGCGTGATCAGTTTGTGGTTGATGTATATCAAGCGGGGGCAGGCACTTCCCACCACATGAACTTAAATGAGGTGCTGGCAAATCGTGCCCTGGAAATAATTGGCGATCGCAAGGGCAACTACGACCGCATCAGCCCCAATGATCATGTTAACTATGGCCAATCGACCAATGATGTGATCCCCACCGCGATTAGGATCGGTGGCTTGATGGCATTGCAGCGATCGCTCTATCCTGCCTTAGATCGCCTAATTGAGCAATTGGATAAAAAAGCGCATGAATTTAAAGATGTGATTAAATCAGGGCGTACCCATCTGCAAGATGCTGTACCAGTCAGACTGGGTGAAGAGTTTGCCGCCTATGCTCAAATTATGCGCGATCACCTGCGCCGCATTAATCTTGCTGCTGAAGATTTAACCTACTTGGGGCTGGGTGGTAGTGCTTCCGGCACTGGTCTGAATACCCATCCTGAATATTGCGATCGGGTTGCCGCCAAGCTGAGCGAGCTAACTGGTTTTCCGTTGCAACCTGCCCCCCACCTGATGGCCGCGATGCAAAGTATGTCGCCGTTTGTGCATGTTTCCAGTGCATTGCGCAACCTGGCACAGGACACGATCAAGATTGCCAATGATTTGCGCTTGATGGATTCGGGGCCGAAAACTGGCCTGAAGGAAATTCAACTGCCTCCGGTGCAACCAGGCTCGTCGATCATGCCGGGGAAATACAATCCGGTGATCGCCGAAATGATCAATATGGTGGGGTTTCAGGTGATTGGCTACGATACCGCGATCGCTGTGGCGGCACAGGCTGGTCAATTGGAACTAAATGTGATGATGCCGTTGATCGCCTATGATTTGATCCATAGCATCGAGATTCTGGGCAATGCATTACTAGCCCTGGCAGACAAATGCGTGGCTGGGATTACCACCAACCGCGATCGGTGCCTGGATTATGCTGAGGGGAGTTTGTCGCTGGTGACGGCGTTGAACAATCACATTGGCTATCTCAACAGTGCTGATATTGCCAAGGAATCTTTGGCAACGGGTAAGTCGTTACGGCAGATCGTGCTGGAGCGGGGTTTGATGACTGAGGTGCAACTAGCGGAGGTGTTGGACTTGGAGAAGATGAGTCAGATCGTCCGCCGCTCTCAAACTTGA